In Rhipicephalus sanguineus isolate Rsan-2018 chromosome 1, BIME_Rsan_1.4, whole genome shotgun sequence, the DNA window CTTCAGTACACCCGAACATTGGAAACTTTCGGCAACGTCCTCAAGGTCCCAGTTCTCGACGATTCTCATCAACATATCTGTGCTCTGATCTCTAAAAGACCTCGTTTTGTCATGGGAACTGAGGGCGCAGTTAAAATCCCCTAACAGTACTAACTTCCTTCTTGCACTTAGCCGTTGCTCAAGGCTACCAAAGAACAGGGACCTATCTTCAGCCTTGTTGGGCGCATATGCGCATACGACACGCCACTCGCTGTTGTACATTGAGAAGTGAAGAGAGGCACACCGGCCCGACGCACACGAAAAGTGAGCGTTCACCTGAAGCCCCGGAAACTTCTTAACAAAAAGTAAGCATCCAGCCGACGTGCCCACTGCATGACTAACGACGACAAAAAATCTAGACGCGAAACGCTGCACTATGCTGCTGGTCTCCTCCTCGCCGTCGACTTTCGTTTCCTGAACTGTAAGCACGTCTATCTCTCGTTCCGTTAGAAGTCATTAAAGctggctttgctttctttttcctgccTGTCCTCTAACGTTTATGGTCGCGAACATTAACGGGCAGTCAGGCGCCATTTTAACGAAAAGAAAAGGGACCAGCAGCACAATGCCTACCTCTCGCGTCTAGCACGTGGCTAGACAATGccgtcgccggcgttgccatccgGCGCAGGTACTGAACTGGCCCCACGTGCTCCGCGTTGCCGCCGCGCTTGTCGGCCGGGACGTTGGGGCGCGGTCGAAGGGTTTACCGCCGTACTTGGGTAGTCTTTGCGGGTGGTTCCTCGTTGCCAGTTACGGTCGCTTCAGTACCATTGTTGCTGGTAGGGGGGTGGGGGCGCTTGGAGGCCGCGGTGAGATTGGGCGGCGTATGAACGCCACTCTTCTCCGGTTGTGGCTCGTTCGAGCTTGTAGGCTCGCCAACCTTGGGTGCTGGTGAACTCGACGTGACTGTCGGCGTCGCGTCGGTTGACACACTCGACTCGCCCACCCCTCTATGAAGCGTTGGTGCCTTGCCCTTTCGGGTATCGCCTCCTGACGCCGCTGGGATTGTGTTGCTGGCTGGTGGCCCTTTGTCCCAGACATGTCGCCTGCAGCTGCTTGGTCCACCGGCCCATCTCCTTTCGGGGCGTCACCGCTGGAAGGCGTCGACGTGTCCTCTGGCCCTGaccgctttcctgcctcgtcgatTCCCCTCGCAGCCTCCTCCGCTTCGGTGACGTCCATGAGCTCTTCAGTTTCGTCGTCCTTTGGCCGcccggtcgccgacgcgtaggtaCGGACGCAGGCCGCGTCCGCGTGTCCATAACGCCGGCACTTCGAACACCGGGGCACCCTGCAGTCCCGGCGAACGTGTCCCGTGCCGTGGCAGCGCAAGCACTGCATTGCACGCCCGggcaccaccacgagggccaactcgCCGGCGACACGAACATGGTGGGGTAGGTCGTTGACCTTTACTCCCGGCTTCAGCTTCAGCAACACGGTCCTTGTGGTGGAGCCCTTTTCTCGCATGCCTTGTACGCGCCAGCGCTCTCAGGTAACCTCGGTGACGTTCCCGAATGCAGCGAAAGCGGTCCGGATATCGTCGTCTTGGACGCCGTGAAGCATCCAATGCAGGCACAGTTTGACCTGCTGGTCCTCAGGGTCGAAAACCACACACCGGCGGCCTTTGACCTTCAGCTCCTTAACCGCTGCTAATTTCTTCGTGGCTTCACCGGTTTTCAGTGTCACCGCCCAGACGTGGTTGATCTGGTACGCCCCTAACGCCACGACGTCAGGGagcacaccagcagcggcgagggcGTCTCGGAAGTCTTCGACCTTGTAGGGCCgctcacgcacgtctccgtgcaaaaacaacgtgttgtttttgcacggagacgtgcgtgcACCCTACTGCACGAAACAAACGTTGCCCTGACTGCTTGCTCGTTACCGTCGTCGCTGCGCCTACTCGCGTCAGACGCAAAAGCCCCTTCACTACCCTGTACCCAGGATAAGAAGATGACTGAAAATGGTTGATGCTCCACACTCAATATAAAGAAGGAAAGTTGATTACCTTGCGCACTGCTTCGTCCGCAGCGACGGCAGGCTCACGTAGGACTCCGTGACGAACTTGTAGcttcgttgtcgttgtcgttgcGATGCAGTTTTTGAAGCGTAATACCTGTCGACGAAGTCGCTTGGTAGGGCCGGTAATGCGGACAGATCCTTAGACCACTCGTCCGGCATTTTTCATGCGGCGATTGATGGCGATCGAAGCACGTAATCACATGGTTACGATATCGACAGCGGCACGACATAGAAACATGCCTTTAACATGGCGCCGCGTCGGTAGTTTCGTGAAGccgccgacagatggcagcaattttgcaaaAGGCTTATAGCATTGATAAGTTTTTTGTTTTTCAATTTGCGCTTTATTCTTTCCTGTGTAGCCGAAGCCCCGCAGAGAGTTCTTGGAAATAAGCAAGAAGTGCGAGAAGGATCTGTCTCCGTACGACGTGACCGTTTGACCATGCTGCCCTCACATTTGAACACCGTCGCCTGCAGCCATTACTTAGAATCACTGTAATCTTCTCCTTCTCGAGGTTTTCCTGAGAAACGTTTCTGTAATACTGTCGTTTTTCTTGGAGACCTCTTTTCACACTTCCCGCACTTTGACTGAACCCTGCGTTGTCGCCCTCAAATTTGACAAATATATAGTCACGTGCAATCTCAATGTAGTATGCCAAATTTCAATGGACATTTAACAAACAATTGCTTCACGTGTGGCAGCTTATTTATAATTCATGGATTCGTTCAACGCAAATATTGCTCTTCGGCATTGCCATCCATCGTCGGAGTACTCACAGTTTTCAAGTGTGTCGTCATTGTCTAATGAATGCAAATAGTTGCCATTATTACATTAAACCAGGGGTCGGCAACTTGCCGCCCGCGgtgcagtattatgcggcccccgtcagactcctccccccttccccttgtcacttcctatctAAAGGccaacatggcagttttgacctcaaatatggtgacacagaaacaaagaaagatccCTTCCAGTTGGCATTACAACCTATGTTTGTAATTTGCAACCTGAGGAcgtgcgtgctgaaaataaacataatTTCTATTCCATCTTTGTACATTACTGATAATTCACTAAATTTTTTATCTCTGCTtgcaaagacccccccccccccccccatttttttgccGGCCGGCCCTCGTGTTGgtttcatgcaactcggccctccgcctcaaacGGTTGCCGACCTCTGCATTAAACTATACTCTCCATGTGGGCTGTCTTCAGCTGCAGTGCCAGATGAAGATTACTTATGAAATATTCGGTAAGTTGTCAGTTAGCCAGGGGACATCTATCGTAAAAGGTTGCGACAAAACACTTCATCTTAactaaagaaggggaattttaagggctcggttttctttgttagatacaacaataatgagaactaacagacaatccgCTAAGGAAATTATGGGGGATGTTAATTGTAGCAATTGTGATATAAAtacgaagaaattaaagtggactaaaagataacttgTGGTCGGCAGGGACTTTTCATATGAAAATTCTCTGTGCCCTGTGGTGGCAACACTgaaatttattgatttattttatttaactACATCTTCCATAGAAGTAACCGAGAGCAATATCAGAAAATTAAAGAGCCATGGCATAAACAGAATCATGTACAACGCAGAAAAAGTTTTAACCACGTAAGGCATTTATTTGGCTACCTCCCAGCCAAACCGACCTAACGGTGAGTGCCTCAGTCAATGTATTCACATTCGACTGAACGGCGACTCGACGACACTTCGTCAGCGTTGCACAAACACGTCAgtcgccttcaacgacgtttGCTTTGTTATTATGATAGCCAACATGCGCCTTCGATTAgtttaatttctttaattactgcggtAATGAACGTCTCTAGTCTTCTTAAGGTGTCtgtcgctacagaaaaagtaattatgaaggcagcgtgtAAATGTTCCATTTCCCTTACTTTTCGGACACTTTTATTGAATCACTATGTGGAGCCAACGCCGCGTAAACATTTCCCGCTGCGTTGGTATAAAGCTTACGCGATAACGTGTCACTTTTTCTGCGTCAGACTAAGTAACACCAGAGTAAGGCATGTTAGAAGGCTTTGTTCGACAGCAGCCCTTGTTGGACAGATCATAGACCCACACTAAATGATATATCCTGATTTCAGACAGAGGCGGGGCAGCCAGTGCTGTCCCCAGGTTAAAATGGGCAGCATTGCTCAAAATggtgcacaccaggggcgtagccagaaattttttcgggggggggggggggttcaaccatactttatgtatgttcgtgcgtgcgtttgtatgtgtgcgtgtatatggtttgaacccccccaacccccccttggctacgcccctggtgcacaCGTACTCACAGGCGTTATTTTAGCGGCTGTGCCACCGCATGGTAAAATTGATCTCTCATGCACGGCCAGGGGAACACCATGAGCTGTAACGTAGCCACTAAAGATATATGTTGGTGGAGAATGACGCCTTAAAGTCTGAATGCAATTCATCTGCTGCTTGGGAACCGCTTCGGTATAGAACTGCATTTCGCTTGGGTATCGGGTAGGAATGTGAGTATTGATGTCGTCGAGAACTTAGTCTACTAAACCCGGTAGTTCCAATCGAAGAGCATAAGGATTTAAGTGCGGGGAATAtgagaaagaaattgaaaaacGTATGAAGGAAAGTTGGGAAATgctcgaaacgggcggcgcaaaaacaaggacaaaggaaagactacacaccacagagcgccttctcacaactaactttattagaaagaacatacactacttgaaccttcaccaagtaccacgtgctcttacatcattgatagccgacaggaCACATAGACATGTGTTGCTGGAAAAATTAGGAGCGGTTACAAAACGATGaccacatgtacactttttttttctttttcctatgtttcgaacatgcataaccaattccaacttgcccaggcatcaattcttctaaAGTTGGGAAAGTTGGCGAAGCCACCTCCTTCACCCTCCCCCTTTGTGCAACTTTTAAGAAGcgcaggggtgggggagggggagggggggggctcgaGGCGTAAGAAAGTCGCCTAGAGCATGCGATTACTAACTGCAACTCCACTTGGGTTTGAAGTATTCGGAAAATTTTGGTGGCAGAATATTCGGCTATGCAGTGTATCACCCTCATCCGCCACCCGGGAGGCCGCAGCTTCCAGACACGCTTGACATCGAACTGTGTATGCGTCTCTACTGTAGATGCACAGACATGCGCTCTATTTTTTTAGGAGAATGCGCATTTCAATATTATATATTACACTTAAATCTATTTTGCGACCACTTTCATTGACCCTGTGTGGTATATTCAGTGGCCGCTACTCATGCAATAACCTAGTTTGGTTCAGCAATCAAATATTAAGATTTGTTTATATCCTTTGCCGCGTCATGCGGGAGATACAGAGACGCGTATACAGTGAAAGTATAGCACGTTGGAATGAGAGCACTTTTGTACAGTAAGAATATTTATTCTGATCTTCGTACAGTATCTCGTTGAGTACTGCTCTTCAGAAAGCTTGTCAACTTCCATGATGAGGCGGTTGCGAactgccaaaaaaagaaaagaagtggcGCGCTTGTCAGGAACGTTTTTATATTGCATGTGCTGAGATTATCTCGTAAGATAACCAGAATGATCTCTCAACTTCATCAACAAAAATTGCGGGCTTTCACGTCCGGAACTTTCAATATACATAAGCAGATCAGGATCTATCACGAAGGTTGGAAAACGGCTTACCAAACAATGCTAAAGTAACGCCTATGCATCTTTATTACTCAGTAGAAGGTTATTTATTCCTTTGCATACTGACTGTAAGAGCTCTATGTTATTAGGGTTGCTTGCTTCACCTCTTTATTTTTTCCTCAGTTTTCTTTCCTTGACTCTGCTGCACGCGCAGTCGACGACAAGGACAAATATTGCAGTCACAATGCTTGTATAACTAATATTTTTTTGATGCGTCCTTCATTATCACTCTTAAGTACTTCTGAGTTCGATGCACTAAAAAGTACCGATACACTTAAAACCATCGACAACCAGACTCCGCTACAGTCTTGTACCGTGTGGAGAGCGCTAACGCGGGTGTTCGCACATTTAAAATTTCTTCTTACCCCTTCTCATGATCGTGACTCGTTTGCTGACGCCGTCCTTACACAATATGATAGCCTGAAACTAGAAGTAGTCCTGATCATCAGTCTTTCCTCTCGCCCTCCCTCCTTCTGACACCGAGTGGTAAGTAGTGCCCTTCTAGCGACATTAAAAACAAATTCTGTGGTCTTTGGCTCTTTTATATAAACCCTATAATGTATCTTTTCTAAGCGTAGCAAGTTGTCCCACATCAGCGTATCCCACGTCAGTTCCTTGCATTAAGTCTATTCGACCATCCCGTGCAGCTACATTTATCGTGTCAGGGCTCACTTCTACAGTTCCTTTTCTATCTTGCTATTTCACCTTACTCCACTCGCGCTGTTTGGTAGCCAGCTGAATGCTAGTCTTTTCGTTCATTACttaagtcaaagtcaaagtcaaagtttattttccattctgttgtacagaaagaaaggactgtgaaaaaaagctgtgttagacagcttgactagttcacagccccatagaaaaaagaaagcagaaaataaatataaagtaaaaagtcggagcggtagcagcacTGCGGTAGacatggcgatatggcacctcacgggcagtgcGCCACAACATGGCGTACACATTGTAGTTgcgattttaatacatatacgaaCCACAGGTTGAAAACGAAATTATTATACTGTGTAGAAAACATAAACATGATAATACGACTGTCATCCAGAAACAAAATATAAGATATATACACTGCATAAAAACACATTGTATACATTACAACATTatacattatatagattacaaccctagaagtatctacatgcaagtggaaaaagcaaatatatatctaagaggtttgatttgggactgagaaaaaaaatatgtaactgaatgtACTATTGATTTAAAGATCAAGTATTATATTGCCTCTAGCATTAAAtatttttctatctatctctttcatttctttattaCATCACTGGCTCGTCACACCTGGTTTTCGGAAATTTTTCCTGCCTGAGTTTTCTGCAGTACTGTAACATTTTCTCACAGGTTCCTGAAATTCAATTCCAAGTAAATGCCTGACGAAGAACAAAGAGTGTGCGTACGTTTTCGAGCCTTCGCGTTGGTTGAACTCGTTaccagaagccgtaagctccagGGCCGAACGCTCCGAGGCGGAAGGCCCTTGCGCCGAACGGCCTTGCACCAAATGCCCTAGCTCCGAAACCCCTTGAACCCCAGAGAAAGGGCCTGGGAGCGAGGAATGCTGGGGCAGGGGCCGCGACCGGGACTGCTGCGGCCGGCAGTGGCGCTACCGGCAACGGCGCTGGAACTGGTAGAGCTGCGGCGGGAGACCCCGCGAGTGCGGCCGCAGCAGAGCAGCGAAGCGACAGGCTCCGGAAAAGTATCCTTTCCGGTCGCTGCGCGGTGAGAAGTAGAACAGCAGTAAGCGTTTCCATCAAGCGAAATGCGCGTGTGACGCTATGAATAAAAGAGCTTGATGTTCACTCAATATATTTTTCCTCTGCCAATCTTGTTTTTTTATTCGCACCAGCATTGAGCACCGACAACGTAGCTTTTTTCGGGACTAATTACTCAACACACGGGCGTTTGCTTTGGATGAGCTCTGTTCCTGTTCTGTTTGCCCTAGTAACTACGCTTGTTTCATCAAGTGGGACATTCGTTCCACTTCACTTTTGTGTATCCTTGAAAAAATCATTCTTAAATATGAAATTTGTCTACACGACGTTGCTGACGGTTAAAGTACAAATAAATCGGCACAAAATGTTCGGTGTATTATTCTGTTGTCCCTGGAGAACATCTTTGAATTCAAAGTCTCGTAATTCATGATTGCACCTAAATACTCCCCTGACCCCGTAATgcctgcagccccccccccccccccccccccgaaaaaaactttGTACTGATACTAATCCTTATAGCAAAGAGCAAACACTTTAAATACGTTGCACGAATCTTTGTGAAACTGGGGAAGCAAATTGCGACTGCATGCACTTCTTGCGGCAACAACACGTCCGTTTCATTAATAGCCGCGATTCGGACATCCCCATGCCGCTCGCTGGCAACGTATTATAAATAATGTTTTATTCACTTCTTTTACTTATGATATTGCATTAAGACAGGCTTCATCCTAGAAAAAACAACAATTCGCGGAGTAAAAGTGGGTGCCAAAATGGTAAAGAAGTTAGCTTGAAAGTTGTCGTTCACATTcttttgctcgtttttttttcttttttttaataaatatagCTTTCAAGTGTCAGAGTCCACTTACCGTAAAGAGTGCGGTGAGGGCATGGTCCTGAAAAAAGAGagtcgagaagaaaaaaaatcattcagTTCTGTTATTTGACCCCGTCGGGATTCTTTTTGATCAGAGAGAAAAGATTAGGAGCGAATCCATGAGAAGCCAATGAACGCGCATATACGTGAAAAGAAGATTCGGTCTGAAGGTACGTGCCCAAGATACCAGAGATGTGCTCAGAGCTAAATAAGTCAGGGAGAAGAATTGTAGTTAGCAAAGGTCAAGGAcggcgcgaagaaaaaaaagcaattttcGAAACGAGTTTTCTCGTGTACTAATAGGACATACCATAGGCAAAGAAGATTACGAAGTTTCAGGACCCAGCTGCGCCGTTCTTCGCGAGAATAATTACAACGAGAGATACCGTGTCCATCACTTCCAATGCGCAGAATCTCCGTAATAGTGCTTTGTACAGTGCCTGACAAATGAACAATAAATTGGTcttagcgaaaaaagaaaagaaatccacTTGAGCAGTACCTTGTTGAATACACGATAATAACTTTAGTGCATTAATGAGCGagagtaaaaacaaaaacaagcctcTGGCATAACTGCGCACACGCTTGTATTGCTTCACTTCGTCCTTTGTTTAAAAAGTACACAAaacagaaagaatgaaagagcagAACTTATTATCGTTCTGGGCTTTCAGTTGAACAGTGCCAGGTGATCGGTGCCTTTGGTTAcagcctttctttctcttgctgtggAAATGTTAATGTCGAACGAGTATGAGTGACGTAGGCTATGTCAAACAGTTATCCAGGTTCACTTGTCTCTGCCACATATGTCGTTGTTGGGGCGGCATTTACGAAGTCTCTCCGTAGGGCAAAAATACGAAGAGGGAATAATCTTACCGTGTTCACAAATGTACACAACTTCTTAATGGCGCATACGTCGTCCGCGCAGCCAAGGTCGTTGACAGCGAGGTCCAGGCGGTCATTAAACTGCGGATGGAAAAAAGTAATCAGAAAAAGGCGCGGAGTCTATAACGGGAACACTATTGTATAGAGATCAATACTAAATCAGTTTATAATGGCGAAACGTTATTTTAACACTTAAAGGTTTGCATTTAGGGAAAAATGTCTTATTATTACGTGCACGGAGTGTATTGAAATCCGAACCTAACTTCGCTTTAATTGGTTTCGAAAATTTGACAACCCCCATTTGAATTTGAACTGCCCAAACAATTTGTTCCTGTATAGTCCGTTTCCTGCAGTTAACGGCTCTTAAAGTTCAGTGGTTTCCAACAGGTAATAGTACAAAAGGGAGGGGGGAGTGCGAGTGCAAAATCTTTCATTTTTCAATTAGCGTGAGAAGCAATGCCGAAATTGTCGGCCGGGCACTTACCAATCCGGCCTGGTCTCTCATGCAAGCCATCTGTTCCTTGATCTGGTCCTCGGAGGCAACTGCGTTCAGAGAAGAGGAAGTTGGAACGCACCGAAGAGTGGCATCTTTAGGTGGAATCTATAGTCCCCATGATGACAGTTATAACGTGTGCGTGGCTCGATTCCCTCAACTGATTCACATGAACGGTTCTGGGAACAAAATGCATAAAATAGCACATTTGCTGAGGCTCCCACTGTTCCCATTCAAGAGTGTTATTGTCAATGCATCCTAGTTTTCTACAAGACGCTATAAGATGCGTACAAGAAGATACGCAGTTATAATTTGTGACACTCAGCTTCACGTTAAAAGAAGACAAATGCAGAGAGAAAAATCGAGAGAAATTCCTTGACAGTGGCCACGCAAAATATATATCTGCACCCGTCTCGCGTTACAATTGTTGCAATTGTTTGGTACTTATTCACTGTGTGCCAAGAAATAGCTCTTGTGTTTTCCTTTCACTTATCTAATACCTCTATATCATTTTTCTAGCTCTTCTTTTATCTCAGCGCACTTACAGCTGAAACCTGCTCCATTTGACCCGcttgaatttcttttctttttttcttttttttttattctttttttttttgtgtgcatgcGGCACCGAGCTGTCGGCAGTTACACGTTCGCGGACTCACTGAGTAGCTGCAAAAAGTGTGTCTTGCAGAATATAATCTTGTTTTAATCATACACTCGCCAAGCAAGAGCTACTGTACCTGATGCCGAGCTCACTGCCTTTCCCACAACAATCATCCTCTCGTACAACAAATTAGAAGCGATTCCTTAACGCCGATGTGATGACTTGGCGCGATCATTCGGTTCAGCTATGTTATGTGACCTCTGACCGCACGAACGGGCGACATGGCAGAAATGACTAGGAACATACAGCCCATAGGACAGACTTCACTGATGAATCCTTGTCGCACTTCTTGACAATCTTAAATAATTCAGGTGTGCATTCCTAAGTCGGATCCGCGTGCGGCAATAATTATGAAGGAGCCAGAATTATCGTCAATCACTCGCATTCTTGCGTATGCTCGAAAGCACGTGCAGGAACCACAGGAGATGCAAATAGAAAGCCGTGAGGCTCGGCAATCCTCATTGCATGTGTGGTGATGCAGCAACAGTACGCTTTACTACAGAATACGCAATACTCACAACATATGGCCGATTGAAGAGCCGATGCGAACGCTGCCGAGCAGGCGAAGAGAACGCAGACAAGGAGAAGCTTCATATTGGGCGTTGATGTGAGCAGTACAGCCGGTATGTTCTGCAATGTTTGAGATGCGTCGAGCTTTTGTGTTGTGACGAGCCCGCGTTGGGGAAGCCCTATATACCCTCCCGCTGGTGACGTGATAAACCAGAGAAGGAAAAGTAAATCTTCCCGGATCTGATAACCATGGAAGAGAGGAGGACAACGTTCCTGCGGCGTGGTCTATATGGTCGTTCACTGCCGCCTTATGGCCTTCTCACCTTGCCCATGCAGCCCATCTATCTTTATGGACTATGCAGTTACGGAACGCCGCCGACGGCTTCCGGACAAGTAAGCGCAGGCACCAGCCACAGCGCGTCTTGTAGAGATAAAGGAATGCGCAACTTCACACCGCTCGCATCCTCCCATAGAAGCGAACTCTGCTTCCCCTTGGAGCCGTAGCCGTATAGATGAGCCAGCTCGAGTATTCTCGCAACAAACGGTCGCCATAAAGTCGCGAAGAATGGTGCGCGAGATGTGTGCATGCTTTCTCGCTTTGGCAGCACCCATCTCTTCCTTCGTTGGTATGCTTGCCTCCTCCCCATACGTTCTGCCGGTATTCGCACTTGAATTGCCCTGCGACAGGCTCACTTTTGTTTTCTTGCTCGCTCCCCCAAATTGCGGTTTACCTCGATTGCCTTATGGCTTTGTTGACCGACCGGCGTTGTTGTCGTGTCTCGCAGGTTCACTGGCACCGGAACGAAACTCAGGAGATATAAATGGACCGAACGTGAAGCAATTCGACAGcgcaaaacacttttttttttctagcgtttTTAAAAGGCTCCAAAGGCACCAGTTTACTCAGCGTATCATAGACGCTAAATAAACCAATCTCACGACataatctgcgcatgcgcgagtttgcGGAAGCGGCGCTGCCTCAATCTTAGTAGTAGTCCTCCAAGTGCAgttggtgcggctgcttgctatGTGCCGTTTTGCACGAATCCTCTGAGAATAATACGGGTGAACGGGGTGGAAACTGTGTCCGAACCTCCAATGTAGTTATTTTATTTCAGTCTAACATACATTCgagtgctaaaaaaaaaagaaccgtcgAAAGTGCTTACATGTGACCACGTCCCCTCGTCGATATATTTGACGCGCTtgcgtcgctttgcattgctgtTCCTTATATTCACtgagtaaataataataataaaaacgagAAAGCACGTGCCGATTCCTTGCTAGCTCGCGTAGAGTTACGGGTTTTGCAGAACAGAGGTAGCTTGAGAAGAGAATgcgttaatcagcatgtcgctgcgccgctgaatgttccctccgagatgtctttcgaccatggaaagcaatCCTAGAAAAAATCCTGGAggacttcaggcgcaggtggctgttttggtcggcggtgcacgacagtacgaaaacatttcgggggggggggggggggggggggcgcagcgacatgctgatatctgatatgcagcgtcagcggcgcagcgacatgctgattaaccctttcagtcccagtgattccaattggaatcataaATTTTCTAAGTCagtcagcaagcacctggtaaagataaagcattgttcttcttcaagaGTTCATATTTAGCATTTGCTCTATATATGGTGCCAACCTAGTACACTcaacaaagcgaggtcacgtgtgaacgaagaaattacagaagtggtcgcgcatttcgctgaggcagcttcttctttcaccgtGCAGAAGTAGGGCATTTATCTGAGTTCTGTGTCGAAAAATCGAATTTTCGCCGTTGGGTATTTTGCTGTCCCATCGAAATAATTTTTAAGTAAGAAATTAAGAAACGAATGATCGACATATTATGAAATAATAATTAATTCACAAATTAATTCGGTCGCTAATTACTCTTGATTGAAAAGTGCGAGCACAgcttttttcatatttttgaacTACCATGATCATACGCATCTCAAATTGtaaaaaccagttgcttacatcgaaaaaaaacataaatcgggactgaaagggttaacgggctccgctctcccacgctgagccgtgctaccacgaatgagtaactattgttgactagccggaagctcgggacggtattgggaaacaatactgaaaatggaaaaaaaggaaaaatattcttattcagcgcgattagagccgaggtcgcataggaacaacgcatcatccaaacgctagggctgtctaaccgccgcagacatgaacgaaaaagttacgactctgtcagagcagtaacgttgacgttgacgcataacctgaaaaaaaaaggaaataaaaaccgggaggaatcgaactgacgacctgcagccctaacactccatggagagcacgccaaccaactacgccacgaGCACTACAAGACAAGGgtgtctaaaacgaccaaaaatctacggtgaaggggccccgtcacttttacgatggtactgcgctgacgggccccgtcaccgtagtcactgctttacgatgacggggcccgtcactatcagtacgtcgctattatgacgggccccgtcactattacaatttacactacggtgacgtgccccgtcacttttacgatggtactgcgctgacgggccccgtcaccgtagtcgtGCCTTCAGCGAACGCCTCGCGTCACGTGATtcctagcgagatcacgtggtgccGTAAATCCGC includes these proteins:
- the LOC119398258 gene encoding antimicrobial peptide microplusin, which codes for MKLLLVCVLFACSAAFASALQSAICFASEDQIKEQMACMRDQAGLFNDRLDLAVNDLGCADDVCAIKKLCTFVNTDHALTALFTRPERILFRSLSLRCSAAAALAGSPAAALPVPAPLPVAPLPAAAVPVAAPAPAFLAPRPFLWGSRGFGARAFGARPFGARAFRLGAFGPGAYGFW